The following coding sequences lie in one Apium graveolens cultivar Ventura chromosome 1, ASM990537v1, whole genome shotgun sequence genomic window:
- the LOC141723762 gene encoding AT-hook motif nuclear-localized protein 20-like — MMNNKRQRELSVNEDEDHRSQDNEDEFNEGAVVVGSRRPKGRPPGSKNRPKPPIVVTRDSPNSLRSHVMEIASGADVAQSIAQFARRRQRGVCLLSGSGSVVNVTLRQPAGPGAVVALHGTFEILSLTGAFLPGPAPPGSTGLTVYLAGGQGQVVGGCVVGSLVAAGPVMVIAATFANATYERLPLEDDEESGQTMSLPPNNAGGSPPAVGISCTGGQQHQGLPDPSSLLMYNMNPNSLPNVGQLSRDPYAWCSTVRPPPY, encoded by the coding sequence ATGATGAACAACAAACGACAACGCGAATTATCGGTTAATGAAGATGAAGATCATCGGAGTCAGGATAATGAAGACGAGTTCAATGAAGGAGCGGTTGTAGTTGGCTCCAGAAGACCTAAAGGCCGTCCTCCAGGTTCGAAAAACAGGCCAAAACCACCTATTGTTGTGACACGCGATAGCCCTAATTCTCTTCGAAGTCATGTAATGGAAATTGCAAGCGGCGCTGATGTAGCACAAAGTATAGCTCAATTTGCACGTCGTCGGCAACGAGGCGTTTGTTTGCTAAGTGGAAGTGGTTCGGTTGTTAATGTTACCTTAAGGCAACCAGCTGGTCCTGGTGCTGTTGTTGCACTTCATGGAACTTTCGAGATTTTATCGTTGACCGGTGCTTTTTTGCCTGGTCCAGCTCCGCCAGGCTCGACCGGGTTGACGGTTTATCTGGCAGGCGGGCAAGGACAAGTTGTAGGAGGTTGTGTGGTTGGTTCACTTGTGGCAGCCGGGCCGGTTATGGTCATTGCTGCCACATTTGCTAATGCTACTTACGAGAGGTTGCCTCTAGAGGATGATGAAGAGTCGGGGCAGACTATGAGTCTGCCCCCAAACAACGCAGGAGGTTCCCCTCCCGCAGTTGGAATCAGTTGCACGGGAGGCCAACAACATCAAGGCCTCCCAGATCCGTCTTCTCTTTTAATGTACAATATGAATCCTAATTCACTGCCTAATGTTGGGCAATTGAGTCGTGATCCATATGCTTGGTGTAGTACTGTTAGGCCTCCTCCATATTGA
- the LOC141676071 gene encoding coumaroyl-CoA:anthocyanidin 3-O-glucoside-6''-O-coumaroyltransferase 1-like produces the protein MASSIKINIVDECHISPPPNTPPISLPLTFLDIPWLLFSPNQSIFFYNFSNYTSLTKNIIPFLKHSLASTLQHFAPFSGNISTPLRPVKPQIVYSHGDYVSMSVAESDGDAFRQLSSNCQKDVSKLLSLVPDLESPVSKNRTVVPSLAVQITVFRDTGMSIGLSFQHVVADERTFNIFMKTWASTCKSLQEKKFAVPVISSPPCFDRNVMIDPNGELETTLLNQWWNRTISQKGQMYDSSDMVQSTFMLSIDDLQRIKTMIIAQCKEMNQPQPILLSAYVLACSLVWICLMKCQGNTSANVSEKPAYFGFIAGGITRLDFTVPGTYFGNCVAFGRTGAMESDLLSENGLVVAAKAIGKKIKDLDQEVLRDAKRWISEWEEMSESNVNVIVVGSPKVDLYDMDFGWGRPEKIEKISVDRGTAICLTESRDLKGGMEVGIALSKANMSKFSSLFEVLKVQLH, from the coding sequence ATGGCTTCAAGCATCAAAATAAACATTGTTGATGAATGCCATATCTCTCCACCACCAAACACACCTCCAATATCTTTGCCTCTAACATTTCTTGACATCCCATGGCTTCTGTTTTCACCAAACCAATCCATTTTTTTCTACAACTTCTCAAACTATACTTCTCTTACCAAAAATATCATTCCCTTTCTTAAACACTCTTTGGCCTCAACTCTCCAACATTTTGCACCGTTTTCTGGTAACATTTCGACCCCGTTACGCCCCGTAAAGCCGCAAATTGTGTACAGCCACGGGGACTATGTGTCGATGAGTGTTGCAGAGAGTGATGGAGATGCATTTAGGCAGCTGTCTAGTAATTGTCAGAAAGATGTCTCGAAGTTGTTGTCACTAGTCCCGGACTTGGAATCACCCGTGTCGAAAAATAGGACAGTTGTGCCGTCATTGGCAGTCCAAATCACGGTTTTTCGTGACACGGGCATGTCGATCGGGCTCTCATTTCAGCATGTAGTTGCTGATGAAAGAACATTTAACATCTTCATGAAGACATGGGCATCAACTTGCAAGTCACTGCAAGAAAAAAAGTTTGCAGTACCTGTTATTAGTTCTCCACCGTGTTTCGATAGAAATGTAATGATTGATCCTAACGGGGAACTCGAAACAACTCTTTTAAATCAATGGTGGAACAGAACAATCTCGCAAAAGGGTCAAATGTACGATAGTTCTGACATGGTTCAGTCCACGTTCATGTTGAGCATCGATGATTTGCAAAGAATTAAAACGATGATCATCGCGCAATGCAAGGAAATGAATCAACCACAGCCAATACTTCTTTCAGCATATGTATTAGCGTGCTCATTAGTATGGATTTGTTTAATGAAATGTCAAGGCAACACAAGTGCAAATGTTAGCGAAAAACCAGCTTATTTCGGGTTCATTGCAGGTGGCATTACTCGTCTCGATTTCACAGTTCCAGGTACCTATTTTGGAAACTGTGTAGCATTTGGCAGAACAGGAGCAATGGAGAGTGACTTGCTAAGTGAAAATGGACTTGTTGTGGCAGCAAAAGCGATCGGAAAAAAGATTAAAGACTTGGATCAAGAAGTTCTGAGAGATGCAAAGAGGTGGATTTCTGAATGGGAAGAGATGTCAGAATCAAATGTCAATGTGATTGTTGTAGGTTCACCGAAAGTGGATCTATACGACATGGATTTCGGATGGGGAAGGCCTGAAAAGATCGAAAAAATCTCAGTTGATCGAGGAACTGCTATATGTTTGACAGAGAGTAGGGACTTGAAAGGTGGAATGGAAGTTGGAATTGCTCTGTCCAAGGCTAATATGAGTAAATTCAGTTCTCTGTTTGAGGTTTTAAAGGTTCAGTTGCATTAA